Part of the Dethiobacter alkaliphilus AHT 1 genome, TTTTTGAGTGAGGATATGACGCAGTGGTTAGCTCATATGAATATGTGCCGAAGTGATATTGGGGCTCTGGCCTGGCACACTGTTTTCGCAATAGGGCGCAGTATCTTAGGCACAAACTTTAATAAGGCGCAATTAGAAAACTATTTAGTTAGCATGCTGGGAGCAGGCAAGGATAGGACAGGCCCTATGCTAGGCATGTATACAGATAGTGCGGCTTTTCAGGGAGCGGGAGTTTTAGTTGTTGATAATGAGAAAATAACGAGAAACAAAGCACCAATGATTGATGCTTTTGCACTCCCGTATTCTGCTTATATGCTCCTATTAATGGAGACATTCTTTCCAGGAGATAATCAGGTAACGATAAATGAGTTTAATGATAAAACAAATTGGTTTGATATATGTCATTGGAATCAGTCAGATACTGAGAATGTACTGAACATGGTTGAAAGAAAGGGTTTTGTATCAATTGACCGTCAAATGCAACCGTGGATAATTGAAAGAATGGCTGATTCCAGTGATGTTTGGACAAAGATTTATCATGATTTAGCTTAGTGGGGGTGCTTAACTTGAGAATCGGAGAAATAATTTCATTTAGGAAAGATCTACTTTTTAACGGGGCTGTTCAAATTGGCTGGTTTGAGAAAGATAAAAAACAAGCTGAAAAAGCTGCTCAACACTTTATTTTTCATGGTCCAGAATACCATGGGGCTGCTGCTGAAGATTTTGGTGAGGGTGTCCATAAACTTGTGGATACAGCAACATTCACAGCTGATCTTTTGGAGCGGATCAGTGGAAATATCTCCGATGAACCATTTTCGTTAGCTATTGCAGGGTATGGCACAGGTAAATCTCATTTAGGCGTAACCCTTGCATCTCTGTTAAGCAGTCCCTCATCGAAAGTTTCAGAGAAAATTTTAGATAATATCTCCATGGCAGATGCTGCTATAGGTAGACGTGTAAAAGATGTATTTTCAAAGGATAGCAAGCCTTATTTGGTTTTAACCGTCAATGGCATGCAGGATTTTGACCTTACAGCTGAAATTGTTCGTCAAATCTTACAAATAATTAATAGCCATAATCTAGATACTACAGTGCTGGAGAATTTAAGACCCCGCTTTAAAACGGCAGTAAACTTCACAGAATCATTTTTTAAATCCCTTCAAACTGACTTTGAGGCAGCATTTGGCCCGGAAGTTTCATTGGATGAAGTAGTCGAAAAGCTGAAACATCAAGATGATGAGACGTTTTGTAGAGTAAATGAAATATTTGAGCAGAAGATGTCGCAGCCAATTACAGCTACAGGGCAGGAGTCTTTACATGATTTTATTAGGGTAACGAAGGAAGCATACTGCGGTGAAGGTAAGCCCTTTGCCGGTATTGTTATCATCTTCGATGAATTTGGACGTTATCTTGAGTTTTCAGTCCAAAAACCACATATTGCTGGATCTGGAGCTCTTCAGAAACTATTTGAAAGTGTCCAAGAAAACGCTGACAAAGTATTTTTGCTAGGTTTTATCCAGTATGAGTTAAAGGCCTATATAAGTAGGGTGGCTCCTGAACTTCGAGACGATTTGAATCGCTACGTCACCCGCTTCGATTCAGTTAGAAAAATTAGACTTTCTACCAACTTAGAAACCCTTATCTCTAATCTCTTGGAGAAAAAAAATCAAGAGGAATTGTCAAAGCAAACTTCAGTATTAGCAAAGCAAAGAAATTCTGTTCAGGCAAATATGAGGCGGTGGTTTCCGGATATTAGTAAATACTCTTTATGGTTGGATGCTGACCGCTTTGAGAGAGTAATACTTAAAGGGTGTTGGCCAATGCACCCTATTTCAACATGGATTTTTTATAAACTCACTACTGTTGGAAAGTCTCTTCAACAAAGGTCTGCTCTCTCTTTATTAGCCGATATCATTAACGACTATAGTAATGTTGAACTAGCTCCGGGAAATTCCATTGTTCCAGCTGATCTTTGCAATGAATCACTTATAAATGAGTTTTTGTCATCAGAACGTGCTGGTCAGCAAGGAGCAACTGCCCACGCTTTTGACAGTGTTGTGGAAAAATATCAACATGAGCTGAGTGAAGAAGAAAGAAGTGTTTTAAAAAGTGTATTACTTACTACAAAAGTTGGAGTAAAAATAGATTCCCGCGATGAATATGTTAACGTTTTGAGGACATTCAGCGGCCTTGACGAAACTACAACTAGAAATGTGTTGCATTTATTAGAGCAAGAGTACGCTGTCTTGGCTTGGAACGAAAGACTGCGCCAATACGAAATTGTTGATGATGCTGTCCCGCGCAGCGCTTTTATTAAGCAGCTTACGTCTAGGGTTGCAGAAATTGATATTAAAACCAGGGCAAATATTTTTAGCCAAAAATATGGCAACTGGTCACAAAACCTGACATATTTAACGGATTTTGGACCCCAAAATAATATCACTACTAAAGAATGGAATTATAAGATAACGTATACAAGTGTTGAGCTGTTAAACGGCCAAATTGATTACACATTACGTTCTTGGTCCGATGCCAGAGGTGTAGATGAAGATAAAGGACAGTTGATCTATTGCTATGTTGGTCCAGACAGTAACTTAGATTCGGTAAAAGAACTTAGCCGTAGCGCAATCAACAATAGTCTTGCTAAAAATAAAATCACTTCCGAACACGGTGCGCCTTTAGCTGTAATATTTCTCCATGATGCTAATGGTTCTTTAGGAGAAAAAATTGCGCAGTACTGGGTACTTGAGGAGCAATTAAGTGATGATGAGGCCCAAAAATTCTCTACGTTTATATTAAATACAAAAGAATCAACCAAGCAGGAAATAGATAATTTATTCTCAGAGCTAGAGAGGAACCGTGACATAGTTTTTGCGACAGAAAAAAGCATTAAATCATCCAGAATCAGTGTTATGCTTACATATTTGTTCGGAAAAGTATATCCTGAAATAATACCATTTCCATTTGACGGTTTTCATACCGCTAGGGGAAATGCCGCTAAGGATAGTCAAACTTTTATCAAAGAGTTATTCTTCGGTAATTTGGACAGAGAGTGGATTTCAGCGAGAGGTGCCCAGCAACGAAATCGTGCCTATAGTGTATTAGATAAAGAATGGGGTGCCATAGCTGATAACGGCAGTGTTAGACTAAAGCCGATACAGCCTACAATAAAAGTAATATTTGAAGAATTAGATAACAAATTGCAAAGAACAGTTGAACAAAATGATACTATGAATTTGGGTAGTGTAATTAAAGAATTATGTGCACCTCCGTATGGGTGTAATTTAGCATCTGCAGGCATGATCTTGGCACTTTTTATTGGCCGCAGAAAAGGTGAGATTAATCTTTATAAAAGTGACGAAGTAATAAGCATCGATAATTGGCTGCAAGATGCAATGCCTAAAAACTATTTAGATATATCAATATTAGATAACACTAGCATTATTAAAGTTTCAGAGGATGCCCTTTCTGAATGGGAGCTTCTCCTAGAAGATTGGGATGCTGAGAAAGTCTATATTAAAAAAGTTAAATACCCCACTAAAGCAGTTGATCTGGAGAACCGAATACCTGTACCCCAACAACTTTATTATAGATATCAGTTGCTACAGAAAAGTACGGCTGGAGTTAAAGAAGAACTCAATTTATTTGAAAGAAAATTAGAAGAAGCGCTAGACAAAATTGAAAATGGGATTGATAAAGAAAATATTAGCTTACTTACATGGGGCGCAGATCTCCTTATGGATTTAAAAAATAAGTTTTATTATAATCAGGATCCCTGGACGAAAGAGCAAGTTGACGAAGTAGAAGAAAATTTAAACAGTGCAAAAGCTAAAATTAAGGAGATCTTTCCAGCATGGCTTAAGACCCAAACTATTTTTAGTCTGGAGCATTTAGGGAAGTTTAAGCATGTAAGGTTGACAAAAGTTGCACCTGTTCTTGAAAAGTTAGGGTTAACCGATGAAAAAGAACGATTATTTAGCCACGTTGAAAAAGTAGAGGGTGACTTGCGTCATATTGCCGAAATAAAACAAACAGCTTCTGATATTCAGCAGATGGTACTCAATAATGTTATTACAAACTCTACAACTCTAAACGACTTAAACAAGTGGCTTGAACAGGTAAAAGAGCTTGCTCTTCGCTTGGCAGAAGCTAGGGAAAGAACAGATTTAGCACGTGATGAACTTGATGATGCTGCAAAAAAATTGAAGTACTTTAAAGACAAATGTAAAGAGCAGATAAATTCGTATTATGATAGAACTACAAACCTCTACAATATAGATAATTTATCCTCTCTCCACGATATAGCTTACTGGCGCAAAGAAGCCAACTCATTATTAATAATATTTCAGGGACATGAACGTGACACCGAAGATTTGGCATTAGTTATCAAGCAACTAGACCTTATTGAAAATCATCTTAAGGTTCTAAATGATGCCAACTTAACTGAAGACGGATTAAGTAAGGCCATTAGCAACTGTTATAAAGAAACTGAAACTGAATTTGCAGAAGACGCCCCTCCTCTAGACTACGAGTCAATTTATGAAGGAATAATTAATGCAGTGCGAGCTAATAGAGAGCAAAAGGCTCGAGAGTGGATGAAAGATGTTCCTGAGATTAGGGAGATTGCTAACTATGATTCTTATGAAGCAATGTCAGTAAAACAACGCCTGTTAAACATCCCACCGGTTTTAAATAAAGCACAGATACAAACGGTTCAACAAGCAGTAGGAGCGTGTGATGATCGTATTGATGAGTTAGAATTAGATGGAATGCTAGCCAGGTTTGAAACTTTGTCCGATAATAATAAGAAAGTATTTTTAAAGAGAATCACCCCATACCTTCAAAAATTAACAGGATAGAGAGAGTGGGATTTTCATGAGTAAAGTGATATATTTGGATTATCACTCGACAACTCCA contains:
- a CDS encoding DUF4007 family protein, coding for MLPINFHKTFMPERRLIASILEYAAEDKEGNFQEISGETGIPMGKSSGKVPAILDYATGMNLIIIEKKTTGIRKPRLTNFGEIVLEEDPFLSEDMTQWLAHMNMCRSDIGALAWHTVFAIGRSILGTNFNKAQLENYLVSMLGAGKDRTGPMLGMYTDSAAFQGAGVLVVDNEKITRNKAPMIDAFALPYSAYMLLLMETFFPGDNQVTINEFNDKTNWFDICHWNQSDTENVLNMVERKGFVSIDRQMQPWIIERMADSSDVWTKIYHDLA